Proteins from a single region of Phalacrocorax carbo chromosome 25, bPhaCar2.1, whole genome shotgun sequence:
- the LOC135317307 gene encoding feather keratin Cos1-1/Cos1-3/Cos2-1 translates to MSCYDKCQPCLPCSPCGPTPLANSCNEPCVRQCQNSTVVIQPSPVVVTLPGPILSSFPQNTVVGSSTSAAVGSILSCDGVPISSGGFDLSCITSRYCGSRCRPC, encoded by the coding sequence ATGTCCTGCTACGACaagtgccagccctgcctgccctgctcgccctgcggcccgaccccgctggccaacagctgcaatgagccctgtgtcaggcagtgccagaacTCCACCGTCGTCATCCAGCCCTCccccgtggtggtgaccctgcccggccccatcctcagctccttcccacagaacaccgTTGTGGGCTCCTCCACCTCCGCTGCTGTTGGCAGCATCCTGAGCTGTGATggagtgcccatctcctccgggGGCTTTGACCTCTCCTGCATTACCAGCCGCTACTGTGGCAGCAGATGTCGACCCTGCTAA